In Candidatus Thermoplasmatota archaeon, the sequence TTGGATGGAGCTAAGAGGCATAGATACTGTAACTGTAAACCTTGATCCAGGTGCAGAAAACCTGCCATATGAGCCAGATGTGGACATAAGAGACTGGGTATCACTAAAAGAGATAATGGAGACCTACGAGCTAGGACCCAATGGTGCGCAGATAGCCTGTGCAGATATGATAGCATTAAACACATCTGATATAAAAAAAAGCATAGAATCATTCAAAACAGACTATGTACTGATGGACACACCAGGTCAACTTGAGTTATTTGTTTTCAGAGAAGCAGGAAAATACATAATAGAGTTTCTAAACCCACAGAGAACAATCATCGGTTTCCTACTTGATTACGCACTAGCAAAAACAGCATCAGGATTCGTATCACAACAACTACTATCAATAAACACAAGCTTCAGATTAAACAAACCACAGATAAACATACTAAGCAAAGCAGACATGATGACAAAACAGGAACTAGAAAACGTGCAAAAATGGTCAGAAGAACCAGATGAACTCTACTATGCAATATCAAAAGAAGAACCCTCAATACATAGAGAGATGAGCGAGGGGATACTACAACTAATACAGGGATTCGAAAAAAACACTAGACTCATACCAACAAGCAAAGAAAACTACATGGGCGTAGAAGATATATACACACAAATTCAGCTACAGTTCGAAGGCGGAGAAGACCTAATGAAAGACTAAAAAAAAATTTTTAGTTTCCCTTCATCAAATCTTTTTGACTTTTTTATCACAAGACAACAAAACAACCCTGGAATCAGCCTTTTCCATCAACAGGTTATACCCCAAATGTTTCGCAAGTTTTTCACCAAAATCATGAACACTACTATGAGAAGGCATATTAGAAATGTTCATCCTTTTCCTTGAATAACCAACCAAAACATAACCCTTAGGCTCAATAAACAACGGAGATGCTTTCTCATCAAGTTTAGCATACTCCTTTATGTATTCATCTTTCATGTTCCATCCCTCAACCAAAGTATGGCGTATAACAGTACGAGTGTTAAGTGATGGCAACAACTCGAGGGTCTGAATGATTTTTTCCCAACCATTATGAATCAAGGGTGAACACAATTTTTTGTAAACGTCTTTGTTTGGTGCAACAACTGAGACATACAACTGGGTTGGCAGAGGAACCAGTTTCTCCAGAGCTTTTGGGTTTGTACCATTAGTAACAAGAAACGTTGTCATACCACGTCTATGGCATTCCTCAAAAAACTCACCAAGCCTTGGATACAAAGTAGGCTCACCAGATAATGAACAAGCAACCATATTAGGGTTATTTGCCTCCATCCATTTTTGTTGGTCACATCGGTTGTCACCCTTAAAACCAGTGATAAGCTTGCGTTGAGCCTCTATACATCCATCTAAAATATATTTTGGTTCATCCACTTTTTTAAGTTCCTTTTCAGTGAAACCTTGATGTCTCCAGCAGAAAAGACACATGTGTGTACACTGGTTAACCACGGGTGTCATCTGTAGACAACGATGAGATTTTATTCCATAAAAAGTCTGTTTGTAGCACTCGCGTTTAAAAAGAAGACTCTGTCTCATCCAATGACATAGTTTAACCCCTGAGTGCTCGCCTACAATAGCATAATGTTGTTTTTTGAGTGTTTTTTGTAATTCGTTATGCATAAACGATAAACGATCCTTGTTATCTAATATAATTAATTTGCATTTTTAAGTATGTTGTAATACACCTTTCTATTTTTTGTTATGCACAATAAATAAAAATTTCTAAGGTTAACAATAAAAATATATAATTTTATAACAAGTTATATATAGGTGAATTAATAATACTTATTATTGGTTAGCTTCAATATAAATATTTAAATATGGATATAATATAAAACTCGATAAATGGGGGGGAAATATAAAAATGATTAAAAAGACCAACAGATTAAAATTTGGCTCTTCTCCACGAATTATCGGACTACCAGATATGAACAGCATGAAGGATTCCTCAGATCATGATTCAAGGAGAAAGATGACTTATGTGAGTCGTTTTGTCCGATGATTTAGGGACATGAGCCACATAAGAAAATATAGGATTGGTATTCCTGGGTATTTCTGGGTTAAAATCTTTTCCTCTGTTCTACTAAAACTTGTTTATATGAATTATATCCTCTAATCTCCGTTTTGGGACATGTAGCACCCCATTTTTATCGCGCCAATACTTAACAGAATCCTTCAAATCTTCTACGACTGGTTGTTCTGCTTTGTAACCAAGTGATATCAAAGAATCTATATGCAGATCATCAGGTATCTTAAGTATATCACGGATTTTATCTCTGTCTATGTTACACAAGATACAACTCCCAATGCCTTCTCCCTCAGCAGCTAAAACTATGTTTTCTGATGCAAGACCAACATCTCTCTCATAATATTTGTTGTTTAAATCCTTAACAAGTATGATGATATACGCGGTTGGTCGTTCTTCCAAACTGGGAGTCCATTTTGGTGTAATATATGCTACCCAGCCTATTGTTTCAAATATTTTAGAGCATAACTCCTTATCTGTTACAATAAAATACTCAAGGGGCTGAAGGTTCGCAGCGGATGGAGCAAGCCTAGCTGCATTAACAAATTTTTTAAGCAACTCAATTTTTATTGGTTTTTGCTGAAAACGTCTTATACTTCTTCTTGAAACTATAGCATCGTAAACATCCATATAGGATTACCTCAAAATCAATAACCAGTATTATAAATAAATTTTCTGAAAAAAACAAAATTAAAAATAGCATTATGCTTTAACTGTTCTAAGAAACAGGGGTTTTAAAGATGGCTAAAAAAATGAAGGCTTTTGTTAGAACAGCAACCAAATCAACAGAAAAAAACCTTGTAGAAAACGCGAAGAAACTAAAAGAAAACCCTCATATACTCCTGCCAGACTGCGCAGATGATTACTCAAAAAAATATTTTAATAAAATCAGAAAAAACTTAGACAAAATCTATAGGTTTAGGGATGATGTAAAGAAACTCGAAAAACTATCCAAAAAAAGAGGCTTGGATGGGGCACTAGCCGGTACCCTTCTTATAGCTCATTCAGAAAAAGCACCATACCTTGCGGTTGCACAGTTTCCCAGTGGTGATGTAACATATGCTCAGAGGGGGAAAGCAGATAAAGAAAAACTTGTCGCAGTCCAACATTTCGATGATCCTATGCTGAGACTATTAGGATTCAAAGATATTGCGATGAAAAAAAAGCTACATGTTTATTCATGGGATAAGGGTTTTGTTTCAACTGGTCTCAAACCGAGTCCGCCAGACGGTTTTGTAGATTTTATAATAAACAAAACAGGTTTATCTAATCAGGAAAATGTTTTGGTCTGTAACCATATACCTGCGGAAAACGCAAAGAACAAGGATTTTATTAGAAAAAATTACCTTAGGATACACTGGAAGTCTGCGGACACATTATTTGCCATCTGCGAGGATTGCACTAAGTCAACAGATAACACAATTTTTAGGGTGACAAAATATCTTCTAGAGTCAAACCTGTCAGATGATTTTCAGATAGAGGTTGTTGGTCAAGTTGTAAAACAAACTTGTTTAGATATACAACAAAAAACACTTTACCTAGATGAGTACTTATCTGGTAAGATAAATGATAACGAGTTTATTAGAAAGAATTTAGAGGAACGCGAGAAAGCAATAAAAACATCTAAGGAGAAAATACTGGTTTTAGATGGAGTCTCATATGGTAGGGATGTGAAGGGTTTCATTGAGGCGTTGAAACCAAACAAGTATGAGAGAATAGGTTTAGAGTTTATACTAAAACAGGTTGAAGAACCAGTTGTACTAAACAATGTGACACCAAACAAGGTGCTGGAATGCTTTTGGAAAAAATATGGTCTAGATGTTATCCGCACAATAATAGATAACGAGGACGTAGCTAAAGACATTTTTTCTTTGAATGATACGCCATCTAATACTCTGGAGATGGCTTTCAACTACAAGGAGCGTCAGGATATTTTATCTCGCCTACCGAGATACAGTTTTTTGCCGCCTCTAGCAAAATTCGCTGACCATATAGCTAGAACCTACAAGGCTTTTGGTGAAGAAAAAGCGCTTGGTGAAATAAAGAGGAGATCAGATGACCCAAAGGTTAAATCTTTGGCGTATGCTTTTTTGTTGGTTTTCCAGAAGGAGAAAGACAAAAAATGGCAGTACTCAAATATAGAAATAGAATATGGTGAATTCTTAAAAGATTATGCGAGGAAACTGCTTGACTCTAAACCAGAGGATTATCATAATATATTGAGTGAGTTATTAGTCGCTAGTGGATCATCTGAGGTTATAAAACCAGATTCCTAGCTTAGCCTTTTAGTTTTTTGTTTAAAAAAATGTGTTAAAATTTGTTGTATGAGTAGATATTTCCCATATTTTTATTGAAAGAATGTTCCATGGGTTGCTGTCGATAAAACATAGGACTTTACCATATATTTGGGTTTCATAAATCGGTGTTTCACCAATGTTTTCACCTGTAACATCATATGTTTTTATTGTTCCAGCAGAGTTTATCTGATATACCTTGTTACAGGCTGTTTTGCCTTCATTATTATAATATAGTATAGTGTCACCGTTTTTTACATAGAACCTTGGGTGAGATGCTTTCTGTAGTAGGATGTATTTTTCTTGTCCCGTGTTGATGTATAAAGAATATATGTCTGTTGCGATGACGTGGTATACATCAGGGTTTTCGAATGAGTCTAAGAATGCGTCGATACCTATTATGTGTATTATTGTTAAGAGGGGTAGGTTTAACAATGTGGAAAAAATGATGAGTTTCAATAGTGTTTTTGTTAACCTCTTCATATTTTTCTGCTAGCCTCTTCAACAATATATTGTATCTTGTTAACTTGTGTCATGAATAGTATTTAAAGATTCTTTGATAAAATACCAAAATGAAAAAAACGACGGTTCTCCTATAGCCTAGGTTGTAAAAAAAACCCAAAGCTTTATACCTAAATAAGATATTATTAAAAATAGAAGTTATTATTATATGATGGGATGAAAACTCTACCTTAAAAAAGATTTAGAGTTAACAATAACAAAAAGGGTGGTATAAAAAAAAAAGTTTGGGTAAAATATTGTGGTGAGAGAGAAATGAAAACGATATTAGTTGTTGATGACGAACCAGATGTCAGGGATACTATAAGAATTATATTGGAAAAGAAGGGGTATAGAGTGATAACAGCAATAGATGGAGAGGACTGCCTAAGCATTTTACGTGAAGAAAAACCAGATCTAATATTGCTCGACATTATGATGCCTGGTATACCTGTTAGAGATGTTATAAAAGAAATAAAAAACATAAAAATAGCTTTTCTAAGTGTTGTAAGAAGCTCAGAAGCGGAAAAACAGGATCTGCTCAACCAAGAAAACATTGTAGATTTTATTCAAAAACCATTTGATGTCGAAGACCTAATAAAGAGGGTTGATGGGATTATATATGATCAACGAGTTTGACATCAAGATACAATGCAGGGATAACCTGAATACCTTACTATTAGTACCGATTATAAACTATGATAAAATAATAGTGAATGTTGTTAAACAACTCAACAGCAAAAAAACATGTTATATAACTCTAAATAAAACCTATGATGCGTTGATAGAGCTTTTAAAAACAAAAAACGTGAATACAGACAATTTTGTTTTTATAGATGGTATAACAAAAACTGTTAGAAACATTTCAGATGTGAGTAACTGTCGTTTTATAGATCCACCAATTGATCTAACAGACTTATCAAGAAACATATATGAGTTACTTAAAAACGGGTTTGATTATATGATATTTGATTCGCTGAGCAATTTGTTCACGTATCAGAAGGAGAATGCCATAGAATATTTTCTTCAAAACCTTATCAACATACTTGATGAGAGGAATTGCAGGGGAGTATTTTTTGCTTTAAAAGACCATAGGCCATATCTTCCAAGTCCTTTAATAAAATTGGATAAACTTAGTTTATCACAGGATGAAAAAAGGTCTTTACTAGATGGTTCTTATATGTTTACGAGTAGGATGACAGAGGGTATGACAATATTTGATGTTGATGAGGAGGGTAACGTAGAGGTATACGATGGTTGTAGATAAGGAGAGAGAAAAGGGGATAAAAAAAACTTTTTTTTCTAGCATAAACAAAAAACTAACATTGCTATTTGTGATAGTTGCACTTATCGCACCTATACTAGGCATATCCTTTTTCTACATGGTATTGACATCAGCTGTGCCAGAACTTAAACCTGAACAACTCAACTTGATAGGGTTCAACGCGGTTTTGATAATAGTAATTATAGCCATAGATGCAGGTATAATAGGTTTCTTGGTATCAAGATCTATCTCTAAACCAATCAAGGAGTTATATGAGGCTACAAAAGAGGTGGAAAAAGGAAACTTTAATGTGAGAACAAACATAAAAACAAATGATGAGATTCAAGAGTTAAGCAATGCTTTTAACAATACAACAGCTGCATTGGCAAAAATGCAGAAGGAAATAAGGGACATGGAAAACGCAAAAACAGAATTCCTAAATATAACATCCCATGAGCTAAGAAGCCCTATGACGCCTATGAAGGCACAGTTGCAGGTGCTGGAAAACGAGTATTTCGGTAAGCTTACACGGGAGCAAAAAGAGAGTTTATCAATAGTTATTAGAAACGCTGATAGACTTGATAAGATAATATCTGATTTCTTAGAGATATCACGGATAGAAGCAGCTAGACTGAAATTTGTTTTCAGAGAAACAGATCTAAGAGAAACAGTTAAGGAGACAGTTGAGTTGATGAGAGGTTTTGCAAATGAAAGAAACATAAAGTTAATCACAAAAACTGATCAGCTGCCAATAATAGAGGTTGACCCGGATAGGGTGAGTCAGGTTCTGAGAAACCTTATAAATAATGCGATAAAATTTTCAGATGAGAATAGTGAGGTGGAAATCGGTGCTGAATCAAAGGATGATTTCATTCTTTTTTATGTCAGAGACTATGGATGCGGTTTATCGCCTGAGGACCAGATGAGGGTTTTTGAGCCTTTCTACCAAGTTGAAAAAAAGGATTACAGGAAATATGGTGGAACAGGGCTAGGTCTTACTATATGCAGGGGGATAGTGGAATCACAAAAAGGGAAGATATGGGTTGAGAGTAAACCAGGTGAGGGATGCACTTTTTATTTCACTGTACCACATAAACCGGTTAGAGAGACTGAGCCGATAAAGACTTTATTCTCATCAAAAAACATCACAGAGAAAAATAGAGAAATAATTTGTGTGAGTGAAAACAAATGGGTTGAAAACGAGTTTGATTCAGTGTTTTTATCTGATGAAAATGCAAACATCCTTGATTGTAATGAAAACCTTTACAAGAGGCTTGGTTACACTAGAGATGAGATGCTTTCTTTAAACATGGCTGATTTTGATGCCCTTGAGTCAAAAAAAGATATTATGAATAGGATAAATGAGGCGAAGAAAAACGGTAGCATCGATTTTAAAACTATACACAAAACCAAGGATGGTTCTGCTGTTCTAGTACATGAGA encodes:
- a CDS encoding ATP/GTP-binding protein, which produces MKEEIFLYFIGTAGSGKSTLTGFFKNWMELRGIDTVTVNLDPGAENLPYEPDVDIRDWVSLKEIMETYELGPNGAQIACADMIALNTSDIKKSIESFKTDYVLMDTPGQLELFVFREAGKYIIEFLNPQRTIIGFLLDYALAKTASGFVSQQLLSINTSFRLNKPQINILSKADMMTKQELENVQKWSEEPDELYYAISKEEPSIHREMSEGILQLIQGFEKNTRLIPTSKENYMGVEDIYTQIQLQFEGGEDLMKD
- the twy1 gene encoding 4-demethylwyosine synthase TYW1, whose product is MHNELQKTLKKQHYAIVGEHSGVKLCHWMRQSLLFKRECYKQTFYGIKSHRCLQMTPVVNQCTHMCLFCWRHQGFTEKELKKVDEPKYILDGCIEAQRKLITGFKGDNRCDQQKWMEANNPNMVACSLSGEPTLYPRLGEFFEECHRRGMTTFLVTNGTNPKALEKLVPLPTQLYVSVVAPNKDVYKKLCSPLIHNGWEKIIQTLELLPSLNTRTVIRHTLVEGWNMKDEYIKEYAKLDEKASPLFIEPKGYVLVGYSRKRMNISNMPSHSSVHDFGEKLAKHLGYNLLMEKADSRVVLLSCDKKVKKI
- a CDS encoding nitroreductase family protein — encoded protein: MDVYDAIVSRRSIRRFQQKPIKIELLKKFVNAARLAPSAANLQPLEYFIVTDKELCSKIFETIGWVAYITPKWTPSLEERPTAYIIILVKDLNNKYYERDVGLASENIVLAAEGEGIGSCILCNIDRDKIRDILKIPDDLHIDSLISLGYKAEQPVVEDLKDSVKYWRDKNGVLHVPKRRLEDIIHINKF
- a CDS encoding response regulator, whose amino-acid sequence is MKTILVVDDEPDVRDTIRIILEKKGYRVITAIDGEDCLSILREEKPDLILLDIMMPGIPVRDVIKEIKNIKIAFLSVVRSSEAEKQDLLNQENIVDFIQKPFDVEDLIKRVDGIIYDQRV
- a CDS encoding ATP-binding protein, translating into MVVDKEREKGIKKTFFSSINKKLTLLFVIVALIAPILGISFFYMVLTSAVPELKPEQLNLIGFNAVLIIVIIAIDAGIIGFLVSRSISKPIKELYEATKEVEKGNFNVRTNIKTNDEIQELSNAFNNTTAALAKMQKEIRDMENAKTEFLNITSHELRSPMTPMKAQLQVLENEYFGKLTREQKESLSIVIRNADRLDKIISDFLEISRIEAARLKFVFRETDLRETVKETVELMRGFANERNIKLITKTDQLPIIEVDPDRVSQVLRNLINNAIKFSDENSEVEIGAESKDDFILFYVRDYGCGLSPEDQMRVFEPFYQVEKKDYRKYGGTGLGLTICRGIVESQKGKIWVESKPGEGCTFYFTVPHKPVRETEPIKTLFSSKNITEKNREIICVSENKWVENEFDSVFLSDENANILDCNENLYKRLGYTRDEMLSLNMADFDALESKKDIMNRINEAKKNGSIDFKTIHKTKDGSAVLVHETMQYIKDKNVFRCIVREE